A region of the Pseudomonas anguilliseptica genome:
GCCCGCCAACCCCGAGGGCCAGACCCTGTTGCTTGGCCTCGGCAAAGTCGCCGCGAAACACCAGGCGCCAGACGTCCTGCAGTTTTGCAGCGTAGAGCTCGGCTTCTTCCGGTTTGCCGGTAAAGCCGGTATTGGCCAGCACGGTCTTTTCCAGTGCCTGAGGGTGGGTTGTGGCCATGGTCACCACCCAGTCGGCGTCGGGGAAGGGGTAGTCAGTACCAAAGCCGCGCGTCAGTTGCGGCCAGGCTTGGCGCAGCTTGTCGCCCGAATAGTCATAGGCGCTTTGGTCGTAGGGGAAGGGCTTCCAGTTGTCGGCGGCGACAGCGCTGAAGCTGCAAGCGGCAAGTAAGGCAATAAGTGTGCGGCGCATGGCGATGACCTGATTGTTGTAAGTATGCGTCGATCATAAAGTGCTGCCGCCCGCGCCCCACCCATCCAAGGATGAGTTGCGCGGGTTTTCAGTACGCCGGGTACGTGCTCGCGCCGACCTTAAGCATGGCTGTCCTTGTGCTGGAACTGCCGGCGGTACTGGTTGGGTGACAGTTCCGTGTGCTGACGAAACAGTCGCGCGAAGAAGCTGGCATCGTCGTAACCCACTTCATAGCTGATGGTCTTGATGCTTTTGCGGGTGGCGCTGAGCAGACCCTTGGCGGTTTCGATGCGCAGGCGTTGCAGGTAATGCAGCGGCTTATCACCAGTAGCGGTTTGGAACCGGCGCATAAAGTTGCGGATGCTCATGCCGTGTTCGCGGGCCACATCCTCGAAGCGGAACTTGTCGGCAAAATGGTCTTCCAGCCATTGCTGGATTTGCAGGATGGTCATGTCGTGGTGCAGTTTCTGCCCGCCAAAGCCAATGCGCCCGGGGGCGTAGTTGCGCTGCACTTCATAAAGGATGTCGCGGGCCACGCCCTGGGCCACGCTGGCGCCACAGAAACGCTCGATCAGGTAGATGTAAAGGTCGCAGGCCGAGGTCACGCCGCCGGCGCAGTACAGGTTGTCGGCATCCGACAGGTGCTTTTCCTGGTTGAGCAGCACCTTGGGGAAACGCTCGGTAAACTCGTTGAAGAAGCGCCAGTAGGTGGTCGCTTCCTTGCCATCGAGCAGGCCGGCCTGGGCCATCCAGAACACCCCGGTGGCCTCGCCACAGATCGCGCTGCCGGCAGCATGACGCTGTTTCAGCCAGCTGAGCACCTGCGGGTGGCGTTGGCACAGGGCGTCGAAGTCATCCCAGAAGGCTGGCAGGATGATCACGTCGGCATCGTCCAGTGCGCCGTCGACCGGGATCAGCACATCACTGAAGCTGCGCACTGGTTGGCCGTCAGGGCTGACCAGATGGATTTCGAAGGTCGGTGTCAGGCCCAGGCCTTGCTGCTTGCCATAGCGAAGGCTGGCCATATGAAAGAAGTCCTTGGCTTGCATCAGGGTCGAGGCAAACACCCCCTCGGTGGCAAGAATACTGACGCGGTGCAGCGGCGCTGGTGACGGATTCGGCATAGATAGTGTTCTTATTAAGGCTAAGTGGTCATGAGCTGGCTGGATCGTCTTATTTTTTGGCGCTTGTGCCCAATGTGACCAAGCGTTTGCTTGGCTAAAGTCGAGGCCACTTTAAAACCGCTCTTCAAGCAGGTGTTGCCATGATCCCAAGAACGATTTTCAGCTCCGAACACGAACAGTTTCGCGACAGCGTGCGCAAGTTTCTTGAGCAGGAAGCCGTGCCCTTTCACCACCAGTGGGAGAAGGATGGCCACATCGATCGCGCGCTGTGGAACAAGGCGGGGGAGGCGGGGATGCTCTGCTCGCATATCCCGGAAGAGTACGGTGGCATGGCCGCGGATTTTCTCTACAGCACCGTGGTGATCGAGGAGGTTGGGCGTCTTGGTCTGACCGGCATCGGTTTCTCCCTGCATTCGGACATCGTCGCGCCCTACATCCTGCATTACGGCAGCGAAGCGCAGAAGCAGCATTACCTGCCCAAGCTGGTGTCCGGCGAGATGGTCACCGCCATTGCCATGACCGAGCCCGGTGCCGGCTCCGATCTGCAGGGGGTGAAAACCACGGCCGTGCTGGATGGCGACGAGTATGTGATCAACGGCTCGAAGACCTTTATCACCAATGGTTTTCTCGCCGACCTGGTGATCGTGGTGGCCAAGACCGATCCGAAGGCCGGCGCCAAGGGCACCAGCCTGTTTTTGGTGGAAGCCAACACCCCCGGTTTCTCCAAGGGCAAGCGCCTGGAGAAAGTAGGTATGAAGGCTCAGGACACCTCCGAGCTGTTCTTCCAGGACGTGCGTGTACCCAAGGAAAATCTTTTGGGCCAGGCCGGCATGGGCTTCGCCTATCTGATGCAGGAGTTGCCGCAGGAGCGCCTGACCGTTGGTATCGGTGCGCTGTCCTCGGCGGAAGCGGCGCTGCAGTGGACCCTGGAGTACACCCGCGAGCGCAAGGCATTCGGCAAACCGATTGGTGATTTCCAGAACACCCGCTTCAAACTGGCGGAAATGGCCACGGAAATTCAGATCGGCCGGGTGTTTGTCGACCGCTGCCTGGAGCTGCACCTGCAGGGCAAGCTGGATGTGCCGACGGCGGCGATGCTCAAATACTGGGGCACCGACCTGCAGTGCAAGGTGCTCGACGAGTGCGTGCAGCTGCACGGTGGCTACGGCTATATGTGGGAATACCCGGTGGCGCGTGCCTGGGCCGATGCGCGGGTGCAGCGCATTTATGCGGGCACCAACGAGATCATGAAAGAGATCATCGCCCGTTCGCTGTGATCAAGCGTTGTGACCCAGACCGAGATAAATACTTAGGGAAACCTGAGAAAAGTCCGAAACATAGCGAGACGGAACGAAACTAAACGGAATGGAGTTTGAAAAAGAGTTGCATATAATGCAATGAAGAAAACGCCCGGTCAGGCGTCGCTGGCCGGGCTGAACATATCTACCTGACGACGCGCGATCTCCTCCTTCCGCACCGCCTTGATGATCTTGTAGACCCACTGTAGCGAAACGCCGAACTCGCGGGCCAGGTCGCTCTGGTTGTGGCCGTTGAATTTGTCGAAGATCTGGCGATCACGCCGACTCAGCTTGATCGACAAACCCATCGGGAAGTAGATGTTCTGGCCACCCCAGTGGGCAGCCATCCGATCCGCAACCTCTTTGGCGACATGCTCAGCCTTGTCGTTGTCCAGGGCGATCAGCTCGCCCAGGGCATGGGCAATGTGTTGGGTCAGATCGAGCAGAAGCTCCGGGCCCTTGCTACGGAAGTCAGTCATACATCCCCCTCCTTAATAGCTGCACGAGTAACGCGCAGTTGCCACTTCTTTAAATTCTCGATCACCCGGCTGGCCTGATCACTGCTGAGCCACTGAAGCGCCTGCACGCCGGTCATCTTCAGGACGAACTTGGCTAAGGCTTCTTCGGATGGGTCGCGCACTTCGCCCACGCCGTGCAGCGTCAGCCAAAGCGCACGGATCTTCTTCGACTGCTCATCCGCTGCCAGTGGGCGCTGCTTTTTGCTTGGACGTACCTTGAAGCCGCGCTGTTTGAGCTGTTCCAAAACCCGGTACAGGCTTGGAACGCTGAGGTTGGCCGTGGAGGTTGCTCCATCCAAACCTTTCATGCCTTTGAGCAGCAGACGATAAGTGTCGTCATCCATGCACAACTCACGGCGGGCTACGTGGATTAGCTTGATCAGGCGCAGACGGTTATCGGCTTTCACGATGTTTCTCCCATCAGGTCAGCGACACGACGCTCGCCTTCTTCTTTAGTAATGAGGCCCAGCATCACGTCACTGTTGATGCGACCGAGTTTGTCCTGGCGTTGACTGCGGGCTGAGACACCCTGGCGCGGCTTGGCGGGTGCCGCCTGTTTGACCTGCTGAGGATCACTGGCAATGCCAAACACCACAGCGCGCAGGTAGTGATGGTTGTCCAACGGCAGGGATAGACGTTCGCGCTGGGTGAGCATCTGCTCGATGCCAGCAGCCCACAGAGCCGGGCTGGCTGGTTTGGATTCAGTGGTGCGGGCGTCGCGGGTGACGCTGCTGGCATTGACCAGCAGCATCAGTTCCTCGACCAGTTTGATCGCCTTGGTGGTGCGCAGGCCGCGCTTGGCCGGGCTGAACAATCGCAAGTAAGCCAGCACTGCACGTCCGAGTCGGGGCTCCAGGTCGGCGAACAGAGCCGCCAACTGCTTGCCTTCGGCATCGGCGAAGCCGGCCTCGAACGGGAACTGCTCACCGCAGCATGGGCACTGGATGCGCATCAGATCAGGCTCCCCGCTCTTCGACCACAATCGAGGCATCGGGATCGAGCGGAGTCCGAGCATAGGCGCTCAGCAGCTCGCCGTTCTCACCTCGGTGCGCCCAGCCAGTGCAACTCTCGTCGCCGTAGTACTTCAGCTTCACAGTGGAGTCGTAGGGATACTCGGCAGGTACTTGCCGAGCACGCGCCGACTCCAGCGCGGTCATACACAACCCCTCCATCACCATGGCCATGCCATCCAGGTTCTCGCCAGTGATGGCTACCAGGAGCAACGAACGGCCATTGTCGAGTTCGATGTGCTCGGCTTCGAACGTGTCGCGATCCAATTGCTCGGCGGCCTCTATGACCGCCATCAAGTTTTTGATGATCCCGTCGGCCATGGTCATTCCTCCTCGTCCAGGTCGTTGCGAGAGATCGACAGAGGGAATTTCTCGAACCATTCCTTAGCGATGAATAAGCCGATGCGGAAGCCTTTGCGTAGCTCACCTTCTAGGACGATTGGATTGCTATCGTTTTCACCGAGTTTAAGGATGGTGCCCTCGGGGGCATCCAGCGTGGTGTCGATGTCCTTGATCCGTTTCTGGTGCCAGCCAACCAGACCCTCCGCAATCTCTTGGAAGTTACCCGGCGCAGCACTAGCCTCGGTCTGCTCCTGGAAGTCTTCGAGCATCGCTTCCAGGCAGGCCTTCTCTTCCTCGGCGATCTGTAGCTGGTTGCCCTGATCGAACGTGCCGCCTACCAGCGACCAGGCACTGGCATACACGCTGGCCTGGGACATGAGGGATTCGATGGTGATTGGACTCTCTTGGCTCATGTCACACCGCCGCGATATTGAGGTTGATAGGGTCATAGCGGTCGGTCTCACCAACACGCTGGTAGACGCGGATGTAGACGGCGGTGCCGTTTACCTGGATGGAGTCCTTCAACGCTTCCATGGCGAGCTTCCAGTCAGGGTCGTCGATCTCGATGCGCAGCAGGCTGAGCACGTCGCCGGTTTTGATCTGGCCTTGTTTGTTGGCGCGGAATGCGCGGTCAACCAGTACGCGCAGGTGGTTGTTGGCTCCCTCGCTCCATTTGCGGATGCAGCGGTCGATCAGTTCCTTGGCCGCGAGGAGCTCCTCGGTGAAGCTCAGGCGTTCGGCCATTTGGCGTTCGACTTTGAACCGGCCGTCATAGGTTGTGATCGAGGCGTTGCCCTTCTTGCCGCCGATGGTTACCCCGTACTTCTCATTCGAGATGGCGATCAGGTCGTCGATATCGGCCAGGGCTTTGGTCTTGAAACCGACCAGGGCCTTGTTGATATCCAGCGCCATGCGGGCCAGATCACTTGCCACCCCATCGCGCAGTTTGTCGTGCTCGCGCACCTGGTGTTCAGGCACCAGGTGGCCTGCGCCATTGCGCACATAGCCGGCAGGTACCGGTGTTTGATTGGTATTCATCAGTGTTTCACTCCTGGTCGGCAGTGCTGCTGGTAGTGGTTGGCGAACTCGGAGACCTTCTGAGCGACAAGCCCGGCATCACCTGCGAGGTGCGCCTCGCACATCACAGCCAGCTCGGTGGTCAGTCCGTGAGTTCCGCGAGTGAGGCAATCCAACTGGTTGCCCAGCTGGATGATTTGCTGATTGGCCCGCTCCAGGGCTTCGCGCAGCTCCTGCGGGTCGGTGATCTGCTCGGGGTTGCAGAGGCTGATGCAGAGCACGTTCATGCGTCCTGCTCCTTCACCAGGGAGAACCACACAACGTCGATGCCACGGATGGTCACAGCGTTACGGGTGAAACGACCTCGGGTGCGGTGCCGTTGGCCGCGCACTTCGTGGGCGAAGCGGCGCACCAGCTGCTCAACACTGTCAAGCGAGATGGTGATGGTGTTGTCCAGGAAGGACATCGCCGTGATCTGCAGGCCGGCATCACGCACCGCGCGAGTCAGGTCATTGAATTCCGTCAATTTCGGCAGGAACTCAGGGGCGGTGATGCTCATTGGACGCTGAACAGGTGGTGCTACAAGCTGAAGACTGGCCATGTCACACCTCCCGAACGATTTCGTCAGTGACAAGGGACTCGCCGACGCGAGCGGCCAGGTTCATTGCAGCAACCATCATGTTGCCGATAGCAAGCGGATACAGAAGGCTTTGCTGGCGATCACGGCTGGTGGCAGTCAGACGCTCAGCCAGAGCCTCAATCCCCTTGGCGCTAATTACGTCATCAAGCTTTTTACCGGCTCGGCCGAGACGGAATGTCAGGAAGTCGTCGAGTCTTGCTGCGGTGACAGGCTGCAGTTCAGCCACTTCAATGCGCTGCACCACCTCGCGCACCTCGGCATTGCGCTCGCTCAGTTTTACTTTCAACTCAGGCTGGCCGATCAGGATGATGCTGAGTAGCTTGGTAAAACCAGATTCCAGCTCGCGCAGACGCTTGAGGTGCTTGAGGGTCGCGATAGGCAGGCTGTGCGCCTCCTCAATGATCAGCACATGGCGATAGCCGCTCTCATAGCTGTTTTTAAGTGCCCGGTGCATTTGCCGAAAGCGGGCCTCAGGATTGGACTTTGGCCGTTCCAGAGGCGTGATGGTGTCTACGATGGCCTCAGCAATGTGCGGCGTTTTCAGGGCCTTGCCCTTGTCCCCCCGGTCTTCCATAGCCAAAACGTAAGGCTCAATCACAATGACCGGTGCATCTTCATTGCGCAGGCGGGTGATCAAATCCCGGCGCAAAGTACTTTTACCTGCCCCCGACTCTCCGACGATGGCCAAGAAACCATCATGTCTGGCAGCTTGATACATGGACTCACGGATGTAGCGAATATCCGGGCTCACGTACATGTCTTCAGCGCACTGCAGATCCTCGAACGGGTCTCGGAAAATGCCGAAAGCACGTTTAGTGTCTGGTAGTAACACCTGTTTACGTAGCAACATAGGTTCGCACTCCTGGTCGGATTTGGATTTTTTGGTTGGGTTTGCAGGGGCCTGGGCGTTGGCGCGCTCAGGTTCCACCTCTTCAAATGCGGTATTCACCGCAATATCGTCAGCGCCGCTCAGCTTGAGGAAGCCCTCAACGCGCGTGCGCAGATCTGCTGGGTCGATGGTGCGCGGCCACTGTTTGTGGTTGATCAACAGGGAAACAGTGGCCGAACTCACCCCTAGATGTTTGGCCAGCGTGATTTGCCGCTGATCGAGATCGGCTAGCGTGTTTTTCAGCTTCAGCATCATTCACCTCCAACCACGCGCAGGCCTGGGCGCGCGGGTTTGTTAAGGGCGGTGGCGATGCTGTCCAGGTCAGCCTCAGGCACACCGTTCGGGTAGTTGGATTTCAGCCAGACCATGGACTCCGCCGACCAGGCAGGCACGCGGCCGCGCAGCAACTTGGCGGCGGCAACATGGGTCATAGGCTGCAGCTCGATGGTCGGCAGGTTGACGTTCAGATCTGTGCCACGCTTGGGCAGATAGGTCGGCAATTGAGCGTCTTCGATGTGCTGGTAAGGCTTGAGCTGGCCACCGAAGGGGATGGTCTTGGCCTTGCGCGCGGCATCCAACTCTTCCTGGGTGTCCACGCCCATGGCCAACTTGGCGGCTTCCTTACGTGCTACCTGGGCCGGGGTTTCCGCGTGGCGCTTGAATGCTTCGCCGATCACTGGGGCTGTGATATCGAAGCCCAGTTCGTTGCGTGCAACCATCGGTACCACGTAGTACACCTCGTGCCCCTGGGCATCCACGCTCACCACCTGGGCGGCGTCATCTCGCCAAGGATTGCGAGTGACCAGTACCTTTTCGCCAACCATCACGCCCGGCACAGCGGACACGTCGTACTCGGTACCCAGGAAGCTGACGCGCAGCTTGCTGTTGACCTTGCGGCTCTCCGGCTCGGCTACCGCCAGTTGGCGGCAAACATCAACGCTCGGCACCTTGATCAGCTGATCCTGGCGGATACTCAGCCACATGGCGGTACGGCTTTTGCCATAACGCGAGTGCACTGCCGTGGCGTTGAAATGGCAGCGCCACTTCTTGGCCAGAGCGTTAAGCTCCACCAGATCGGCCACCGGCTGAAAGCGCAGACCCGCCTCGAACTTGCGCTCAATGATGTTTCGCGCATTCTCCACCTGGCCGGTTACCCGAGCGGCACCTGGGGCATGCACAATCATCTGGATACCCAGCGAGCGACACAGATTCTTGGCCAGCCCACCGGTGTTGGCAGAGCCTGGGTCCATCATCAAAGCGGACGGCTTGCCGTGCAGCACATCAGCGCCGCCACGCTCCTGCATGGCATTGATCAGCACGCTGGTCATGTTCTCGCCGGACTCGGCACCCATCACATATTCAAGGTAGATCCAGCCGCTGGTGTGATCAGTGATTTCATACGACCACACCCTGTCTGCCGCAATGCGCGCCAGGTTCTTCGGCTTGTTCTTGTAGAACGCGTCCTGATCCATCACACGAAGGCCATTGGCGCGGGTGTCCGCGCCAGGCTTGAGGTAATAGAGCACGCAAAGCGAGGCGTCGATCTGCCAAACATGATTGGGATGCAGGCTGGCCAGTTCGGTGACCGGTGCAGGAGCCAACAGCTGATCCGGGTGCAGTCGGTAGCTGTACAACCCTCTGGCGATGGTGCTGAGCGACAAAGGGCGCAGCTCGCCCGTCTTCTTGTCCAGCGCTTCGGCGCGGATCATGCCGCTGGCACGGAGTGCCTCTACGGCATCGCCCAGGGCATATAGGCGTTTCTCATTGCGTCGAGCCGATTCCATGATGGCGGCGCTGATAGTCAGTGCCTCCTCACGGCTGAGCGCGCTCTGGCCTGCATCTGCACGGCGTTTGCGGGGAGCGCTCACGCGCACCTCCTTCAATTTGCGATAGAGCGTGGCCAGGGACATGCCCAGCTCCTGCGCCGTGCTTTTGCACAGCGTCGTGCCTTGGCCGTGGGCTGCGGATTGCAGCTGGCGGTCTAGGTCGACGAGCCGTTGAGTAATCACGGCGCTCATGTCTTAAGCTCCCTGCTGCTCGCCGAGAAGCGTATCGACATCGGCAGTCAGCCATTCCGGTGCACCTTCCATGTCCTCAGGCAGGTGGAACTCACTGCGAATGGACGCCAGCAGGCCTTCCAACTGGCGCACCAGAGTGGCCTTGAAGCTGCGATGGTCTACCCCATGTTCCTCAGAATGCTCGACCAGTTTGTTAAAGCCAGCGCGCAGCTTGCCGGTGATGTCCGTTTCGGCCTCATAGGCCAGGGCGGCTACTTCTTGGCGCAGTTCCTTGGCGCGCTCGTCGGGAGTCATTGCCACCACCTGACGCCTGGTTTTCTCCAGTGTCTGGCGGGTTTCATCCAGCTCGCGGTTCTTGCGCGCCATTACCTCGCCTTGAGCGCTATAGCTGTCGCGGGCTTCGCGCAGGGCAGCGCGTAGCTCTTTAACCGACATGCTGGCGACGTCATCCAGGCGCAGCTCTCCGGTCTGGCCACTCAGCTCCAGTTCGTCGATCTCTTCGTCGTTCAGGATCAGCATCTCGAACAGCTTGGTTTGATTGCCAATAGCCTTGAGCATCGGAGCAGTACGGCCGGCAAATTTGGTAGCGGCCTGCATGAACCTGGCGGCAACCGTCCGTTCAACACCAAGTACATCTAGGCGGGCCATAAACTGACCGTGCTCGCATGCAGCTTTAAGCACTGACAACCCACGCCCCACTTCCAGGCAGGCCTCCACGCTGCGGCGCATATTGGCGGCGATATCGCGTTGGATCAGATCTGGGTCGGTGCAGTCGGCGGGCAA
Encoded here:
- a CDS encoding ExeA family protein, which codes for MLKLKNTLADLDQRQITLAKHLGVSSATVSLLINHKQWPRTIDPADLRTRVEGFLKLSGADDIAVNTAFEEVEPERANAQAPANPTKKSKSDQECEPMLLRKQVLLPDTKRAFGIFRDPFEDLQCAEDMYVSPDIRYIRESMYQAARHDGFLAIVGESGAGKSTLRRDLITRLRNEDAPVIVIEPYVLAMEDRGDKGKALKTPHIAEAIVDTITPLERPKSNPEARFRQMHRALKNSYESGYRHVLIIEEAHSLPIATLKHLKRLRELESGFTKLLSIILIGQPELKVKLSERNAEVREVVQRIEVAELQPVTAARLDDFLTFRLGRAGKKLDDVISAKGIEALAERLTATSRDRQQSLLYPLAIGNMMVAAMNLAARVGESLVTDEIVREV
- a CDS encoding DUF3164 family protein translates to MNTNQTPVPAGYVRNGAGHLVPEHQVREHDKLRDGVASDLARMALDINKALVGFKTKALADIDDLIAISNEKYGVTIGGKKGNASITTYDGRFKVERQMAERLSFTEELLAAKELIDRCIRKWSEGANNHLRVLVDRAFRANKQGQIKTGDVLSLLRIEIDDPDWKLAMEALKDSIQVNGTAVYIRVYQRVGETDRYDPINLNIAAV
- a CDS encoding gp16 family protein, with translation MKADNRLRLIKLIHVARRELCMDDDTYRLLLKGMKGLDGATSTANLSVPSLYRVLEQLKQRGFKVRPSKKQRPLAADEQSKKIRALWLTLHGVGEVRDPSEEALAKFVLKMTGVQALQWLSSDQASRVIENLKKWQLRVTRAAIKEGDV
- a CDS encoding GlxA family transcriptional regulator codes for the protein MASLRYGKQQGLGLTPTFEIHLVSPDGQPVRSFSDVLIPVDGALDDADVIILPAFWDDFDALCQRHPQVLSWLKQRHAAGSAICGEATGVFWMAQAGLLDGKEATTYWRFFNEFTERFPKVLLNQEKHLSDADNLYCAGGVTSACDLYIYLIERFCGASVAQGVARDILYEVQRNYAPGRIGFGGQKLHHDMTILQIQQWLEDHFADKFRFEDVAREHGMSIRNFMRRFQTATGDKPLHYLQRLRIETAKGLLSATRKSIKTISYEVGYDDASFFARLFRQHTELSPNQYRRQFQHKDSHA
- a CDS encoding Mor transcription activator family protein, whose product is MTDFRSKGPELLLDLTQHIAHALGELIALDNDKAEHVAKEVADRMAAHWGGQNIYFPMGLSIKLSRRDRQIFDKFNGHNQSDLAREFGVSLQWVYKIIKAVRKEEIARRQVDMFSPASDA
- a CDS encoding acyl-CoA dehydrogenase family protein, whose protein sequence is MIPRTIFSSEHEQFRDSVRKFLEQEAVPFHHQWEKDGHIDRALWNKAGEAGMLCSHIPEEYGGMAADFLYSTVVIEEVGRLGLTGIGFSLHSDIVAPYILHYGSEAQKQHYLPKLVSGEMVTAIAMTEPGAGSDLQGVKTTAVLDGDEYVINGSKTFITNGFLADLVIVVAKTDPKAGAKGTSLFLVEANTPGFSKGKRLEKVGMKAQDTSELFFQDVRVPKENLLGQAGMGFAYLMQELPQERLTVGIGALSSAEAALQWTLEYTRERKAFGKPIGDFQNTRFKLAEMATEIQIGRVFVDRCLELHLQGKLDVPTAAMLKYWGTDLQCKVLDECVQLHGGYGYMWEYPVARAWADARVQRIYAGTNEIMKEIIARSL
- a CDS encoding DDE-type integrase/transposase/recombinase; this translates as MSAVITQRLVDLDRQLQSAAHGQGTTLCKSTAQELGMSLATLYRKLKEVRVSAPRKRRADAGQSALSREEALTISAAIMESARRNEKRLYALGDAVEALRASGMIRAEALDKKTGELRPLSLSTIARGLYSYRLHPDQLLAPAPVTELASLHPNHVWQIDASLCVLYYLKPGADTRANGLRVMDQDAFYKNKPKNLARIAADRVWSYEITDHTSGWIYLEYVMGAESGENMTSVLINAMQERGGADVLHGKPSALMMDPGSANTGGLAKNLCRSLGIQMIVHAPGAARVTGQVENARNIIERKFEAGLRFQPVADLVELNALAKKWRCHFNATAVHSRYGKSRTAMWLSIRQDQLIKVPSVDVCRQLAVAEPESRKVNSKLRVSFLGTEYDVSAVPGVMVGEKVLVTRNPWRDDAAQVVSVDAQGHEVYYVVPMVARNELGFDITAPVIGEAFKRHAETPAQVARKEAAKLAMGVDTQEELDAARKAKTIPFGGQLKPYQHIEDAQLPTYLPKRGTDLNVNLPTIELQPMTHVAAAKLLRGRVPAWSAESMVWLKSNYPNGVPEADLDSIATALNKPARPGLRVVGGE